In Methanocaldococcus sp. FS406-22, the genomic stretch AAACTCCAAGAAGAGCAGCAGAGAATTATGCAACTCAATGCCGAGCTAATGAAGATGAGTTTTAAGCCGATGATATACACATGGGTTCCAATAATTTTAATATTTATTTATTTAAGGCACGTTTATGGATTTGGTGGAGTTTATCAGGAACTAAATCCAGGTTGGAATGGAGTTGTTGTGTATCTGCCTATAATATTATCTAAGGTTTTATTTATTGATTTCTGGCACTGGCTTGGTTCAATACTTTATAAAGGAGGATTTAAAATAGTTTCTAATACGGCTTTAGGTTGGCTGGGTTGGTATATTCTCTGTTCATTTGCAACATCAACCGTTCTGAGAAAAATACTTGGAATAAAGTAACTATTTAAATTTATGATTTTATTAATTTTGAAAGACATTAATTTTTTCCTTTTCGTTACCTTTTTCTTTATCTTCTTCTTTATCTTTCTGCTTTTCTTCAACCTTTAAAAATTTGTTTTTCTTCTTTTTCTCTAGTTTTTCTCTATCTAATTGAAATTCCTCTCCAATTTTAATTACATAATCGGCAATATTCTGTAAAGCTGTAGAAAAACCTGGTTCAGCTCCTATGACTATAACTTTTTTTCCTCTCTCTTTTGCCTTTCTAATTGCTGGAAGAAAGTCGGCATCCCTCGTTACATAGGCAATAGTGTCAATGTTTGGATTAAAAACGAGCTCAGTGGCATCTACAGCCATTTCAACATCTACATCTCCAGCAGATATCTTTGGTTCAAAACCTTGATTTATAACTGCCTCTATTAATTTATCTGATGCATACTGGTTTAGATAGACCCTACCAATAACAATGTCACCAAATTCACTTAGAACCTCCCTAATTTTATCTAAATCAATGTTAAATTCTTTTCTAAGCATGTTTGGGCCGTCAATTAACAATGCAATTCTATGCTCTCCTTTCCTTTTCCATGCTTTTTCATAAATTTTGCTGGTTAAGCTTTCTAATTTCTTCCACATAATTTCACCAACATTGATATAATAAAAAATGATTAACTAACACTGTTAAACGAAATGGGAATATATTTATAAGATGGTAATTATACTATTTAGTGTTTAATCTTAATTTAATAGTTATATCTTATAGTATAAATTACATGGGTTATAATTAAAATAATCAATAATCAGGGTGATTCTATGTATATTTGCCCATACTGTGGAGGAGATTGTGTAAATGAAGATGCTGCAAATATGTATCTAAAAATGGTTGAAAAGTTCTTTAAATATCAAAATAAAGAGAGTGATATAACCTTTGAAAAATATCCTACTGTTGGAGAGGTTGGAGAGTGTAAAGAAACAGGAGAGAGAATATATCTCTGTCCTTACTGCAAAAAACCGTTTAAAGCATATTACGAGAAAGATAAGGTCGTTATAACATGTCCAAATTGTAATAAAACTTTATGCTTGCCAGCGACAAATAGGACATTTTGTTAAAAATCCTCTTCTTTAATTTCATCAAACTTATATTTAAAACTATTTTTCAAGAAAAGTTTAAATTCTTCTGGAGTGTAAATCGGTTTTTTATATAGTATATAGTCATCCAATACAATCCTTGGGCATGCAACTATGATATAGCAATCAACATCATAAAATAAGATATCTGGGGATATAGTATCGGCTAATATTGGGAGATAGTAGATATTATTTTTTTCTAATAATTTTGTAATTTCATCAAAAACCTTTTTTCTATACTGTCCCTTTTTTGTTGATAAAACAACTCCAACCTTTTTTGGTCTGTTTAGCATTAATTTAGATATAGCTAAAATTCTCTTCTTTATAAACTTATTAATTTCTTCTTTGGATATCTTATCAAAGCATTTAGAGATTGGGTTGTATATAAAAACCTCTCTTTGATATTTGTAGGTAAGCATTAAAGGATGGAATCTCCCAGTTCCAACAAATAAAATTATATCTCCCTCTTTAATCTCTCCTCTACAACCTAAAATTATACTTGGATTGAAATCCTTTAAAAGTTTTTTATATTGGATGGTTGTTGCTATAGCAACTTTTTTTCCTTCATTTTCATGTTTTTCTATAAAGTTTTTTATATTATCTAAAATTTTCTCCTCTTCATCTTTATCAAATACGTGATATGCTGGAATAAAGAGAGTTTTAATCTCTGGATTTGCATAACTAAGTTTTTCATGTCCATAGTGGATGATTAAATCAACATTTAAGTTTTTAACATGACTGTCTATTAAATCACAAGCCCCAAAACAGGTATTTCCCCATAAGTATATCTCAACATCTATATTTTTTTGTTTAAAGTATTGCTTAATTTTTTCAATTTCCTTCTCAACAGATAATTTTAAACCTTCTGGAGCTTGAAAAACTACTTTTGGATTGTTTTTGTTTAGATTTTCAATCTCTTTTATAACCCTTTCAGTTTCTAAGTCAAACAAATCATCACCTTTTTTGAAATTTTCAATAAAAATAGTTTTGTGAAATGATATAAATATGCAATATAATTTGATAATCTAAATGTATAAATATAGAATTTATAAGAAAAAAGCAAATTTTAATTTTTAACATTTTTATCCTTATTTTAATGGACTGGAGATTCAAACTGGCAGTAGAAATAATATTAACAGGAAAAGATGCTGAGTTTCCATCCTTGTTTTAATGGACTACCGACTCAAACAAAACAATTATGTGGGGTGATATTACATGTTTAAAAAATGTTTCCATCCTTATTTTAATGGACTACTAATTCAAACCCTTACCCTCTGCCTTTATAATATGCTTAAACTCTTATATATATCTTTCTATTTTTACCCCAATGTTCTTACTACTTAATTATTAAATCGTTTATAAGATTAAGAAAGGTTGTGCATATAGGTATATAAATTATAAGCACAACCATAAACAAAAATTTCGATAATTAACTAATTTTTACTATGAAATAAGTATTATCTAATACTAAAACCTATAAAACAAACTTAAACTACCAAAATCTAACAAAAACAAAACCTTAAAATTGAAAAAATCAGTATTACTCTCTATAAATTTTCTAATACAAAATTCCAACAGAGAGTATATAAAACCAAGAACATAAAATTAAAAACTCTAATATAGACATTAAAAATTTTAATAAGCTAAATTAAATATAACTAAGTTTCAAATAAACTATAAAAAATGCCGAGTTGATGGAAATGGCAGAGTTTATAATGGTTGTTGGAACATCATCAAACAGTGGGAAAACAACAATAACTGCTGGATTATGTAGAATTTTAGCAAATAAGGGCTATAAAGTAGCCCCATTCAAATCTCAAAATATGAGTTTGAATTCAAGGGTTGCAAAGGAAGATGGAGAGATAGCTATAGCCCAATACACTCAAAGCTTAGCTTGCAGGGTAGAGCCATCAGTGCATTTTAACCCAATTTTATTGAAGCCAAAAGGTAATTTCATCTCTCAAGTTATAGTCCATGGAAGGCCATACAAGGATATGAACTACAATGAATATAGAAAGAATAAAGATTTCTTTTTACAAAAAATTAAAGAGAGTTTGGAGATTTTGGATAAAGAGTATGATTATGTTGTTATGGAAGGAGCTGGGAGTTGTTGTGAGATAAATTTATTGAAGGATGATATAGCAAATTTAAGGATAGCTGAAATGGTTAATGCAAAAGCCATCTTAGTTGCAGATATTGATAGAGGGGGAGTTTTTGCCTCAATATATGGAACTATAAAGCTTCTTCCTGAAAATTGGAGGAAGCTTATTAAAGGAATTGTGATAAATAAATTTAGAGGAAATGCAGATGTTTTAAAAGAAGGGATTGAAAAAATTGAAGAGCTAACGGGAATTCCAGTTTTGGGCATAGTTCCTTATGATGAAAATCTTGTTCTACCAGAAGAGGATAGTCAAGTTTTGCAGAGCATGAGAAGTTTTGGAAATGCAAAAAGTGGAGTTGAGGTTAATGTAGTTAGGTTTTCAAAGATATCAAATTTTACTGACTTAGACCCATTAAGATACGATGCATTTATAAAGTTTATTGACTTTGATGATGACATAACAGGAGATATCTTAGTGCTTCCAGGGACAAGGAGTTCAACAAAAGAGGCATATTATTTAAAACAACATAACTTTGATGAAAAAGTTTTGGAGTTTTTGAAAGATGGGGGAATTGTTATTGGTATCTGTGGAGGTTATCAAGTTTTGGGGAAAGAGTTGATTGATAAAGAGAAGAAAGAATCAGATGTTGGAGATATTGAGGGCTTAAAAATCTTTGATGCAAAAACATACTTTGGAAATGATAAGGTAGTTAAAAACTCTTATGGATGCTTAGAAATAAATAACAAGATATTTAATGTTAAGGGCTATGAGATACACGAGGGAATAACGTATTCAAAAGAAAAACCACTTATAAAAATTGAGAGGGGCTTTGGAAACTGCGGAAATGGATTTGATGGCTCTATTAAGAAATTTAGTGATGGATTAGCTATAGGAACTTATTTCCATGGAATATTTGAAAATTATGAGTTTAGAAATTACATTATTAATTTAATTAGAAAAAGGAAAGGTTTAAATGAGATTGAGGGAGATTCATATAAAGATAGTATAGAAAAAAGTTTAAACTACTTTGCTGAAGTTGTAGAGAGAAATGTTAATTTAGAGCCGTTTGGTATTTAAATGAAATCAAAAGTTATATGAAAGTCACTACCTAAAAAGTTAAAAGTAACACAAAAAACAAGCTGGGATATTAATGGTAGAGATTAATTTAAGAGAATTGAAGAAATATGCAAATCCATTCTTTTTAACAATAAGAAAGGATAAGATTTTAGTTAATAACAAGAGAATGGCAAGATTATCAAGAACAAAGATGGATAAAATTGAAGAAGAGTTTGGAATTCCAGTAGTGTATTCAAAAACTTATGAATATGTATCAACAAAGGTTGGGAGGTTTATTAATAAGCATAAAATCATAGCTCCGAGGGATGTTGTTATAGTTGGATTGAGTGGAGGAAAGGATAGCTTGTTGTTGTTGCATTTATTAGAGGTTTATAGAAGAAAATATGGGATAAAATTGATAGCTGTCACTGTAGATGTGAATATTGGAGGAATTAGACCTTGGAGTGAGGATAAAGAGGGAGTTAAATTAATAAAACACCACTGTGAGATGTTGGATGTTCCTCACTTAATATTAAAAAATGATTTGGATGTTGTTGAATTATCTGAAATATTAACAAAAAATTCCAAAGGAATGGAGTTTTCTCCATGTTTCTCTTGCTCTGTAATTAAAAGGCATTTATTGGGGAAATTAGCTAAGGAAATTGCTGAGGAGGAAAATATTCCTTATGAAAAGGTTAAATTAGCTTATGGACATAATTTAGATGATAATTCAGACACAATCTTAGCAAACATCTTTAAAGGAGAGAGATTAAAGTTTATGAGGCCATTAACGAGGTTTAAATACAACGAGGTTGATTATCAGAGCTTTAAAATTCCGTTGGAGGAGTGTATAATCATTAGACCTATGCTTCCAGTATTGGAGAGGGATATAATAAAAGCCCTTGAGGAGTGTGGAATAGAATATTATAAAGATAAGGATATGTGTCCATACAGTAGAGATAGAGGAGATAGTGTAAGGAGGAGATGCCACGAAATTTTAGAGAAGTTGGAGGAGGAGATTCCAAATATTAGGGAGATGGTAGTTAGTTCTGCTTTAAAAACAGTTGAGTATTATAGCAAAAATCCTTATGATTTAGAAGAATGAGTTAAAAAGAGCACAAAATATTTATATGGGTTTTTTGATATTTTTATTTGTTTGATTTAGTTGTTTATTGTAGTGTTGTGGTTGTCTCGTTGGATGTGTTTGAAATTTAATAAGGTTGTTAATTAGATAGTATTTATCAATTTAGAGAATTTAAGTTCAATTTCTAAGGGTCTGTAAGTTTGATTATTTGGAATATTTATGTTTATTGAATTATTTAGATTTTTAAAAGTTAAGAGTGAATAGTAAGTAAAATGAGATTTCTCTAACTAATAAGTTAAATCTTCAAATTTAAAAGAATAAAAATCCTCTATTTTGTATATGAGAAAAAAACTTATATAGTGTTGGATTTATAAATGAAAGGGGTTATTTATACTTAGAAAAATATGGTTCCGAAAAGCTTAAATATTAGAAGAACTATTAAAATTATATTATCGATGATTGCCTTGTTAAAATAAGACCTCTTGGAGGATGGAAACCACTGCCCCCGAAGGGTTTATATTAGCATAGGTATGGCTGTAGTTAAAATAAGACCTCTTGGAGGATGGAAACTCAATTGCATCAAGGCATACAAATATGTCTAGTTTTTTCATAAGTTAAAATAAGACCTCTTGGAGGATGGAAACTCTGCATCTTTTACTTGTATTGCAGTAATTTTTGAAGTTAAAATAAGACCTCTTGGAGGATGGAAACATATTAACTAAACAACTGTATAAACATGCACGAAGTTGGTTAAAATAAGACCTCTTGGAGGATGGAAACTATTTTGGTTCAAACAATTCTGAGAGTCTGAGAATCACATTGTTAAAATAAGACCTCTTGGAGGATGGAAACCAACAGTTGGTTTTGGCAAGGCATTTTTCATGTGTAATATTGTTAAAATAAGACCTCTTGGAGGATGGAAACATTGGATGGATAGAGTGGGGAGGCAGAAGGATAATTGTGTTAAAATAAGACCTCTTGGAGGATGGAAACTCATCTGTATGTTGCATTTCTAAAATAGCAAAAGAGACTAGTTAAAATAAGACCTCTTGGAGGATGGAAACAGCCCAGTTTGCTCCATACTTGAGTATGTTTCCATGTTAAAATAAGACCTCTTGGAGGATGGAAACATAAGTTTTCTCCTAAATTCAAAAAATAATTTTTTCTTTTTGTTAAAATAAGACCTCTTGGAGGATGGAAACATGTGACGTTCATCAGGATTATTTCACATTACAGGCAACAAGTTAAAATAAGACCTCTTGGAGGATGGAAACACATAAAACCAAATCCACCACCACCAGCACTAAAACCTTTTGTTAAAATAAGACCTCTTGGAGGATGGAAATTATGTTATTTTTTCGGGAGTCAATAACGGAACTACTGTTAAAATCAGACCTCTTAGAGGTTTTATTCTCTTTTAAGGATTAAACCAAAAGTAAAAAAGCTATTTTTATCTCTTACTTAGTAATACTTATACATCTAAATATACAACAAACTATTTAAGTTAGTAATACTAAAAGAGAAAAAATCCCGAAAAAATTTTCCAACCAGTATTAAAAATTATTACAAATTTAGACTAAAAAATCCTGAACTCTTAGAGGATAAGGTTATTTAAAAAACCTTGCTCCCTGTTTAGTTCCTCTTTTTTTCAATATCTCACTCACTCTGTTCATAATCTTCAACCTACCAAGATACCATTCTGGAGATACCTTAATGTTTTCTGGAACTTTGTCTTTAGATACTCTTTGAATTAGCACATAGGGAGATAGATGCTCTAAAAAATCACAAACTAAGTTTATATATTGTTTTTCATCTAACGTTCTGTATTCTCCCTTCCAATACATCTCCTCTAATTTTGTATCTTTAACAACAACTAAGGGGTAGATTTTAACTGCTTCAATATCCAATAAAGATAAAATCTTTGCAGTTTCTATCATCTCTTTCCATGTTTCTCCGGGTAATCCTAAGATTATATGCCCACAAACTTTTATTCCCCTTTTATGACAGTCCTTTATTGCTTTTATAGTATCTGAAACATTATGCCCTCTATTTAAAATTTCAAGTGTTTTTTGATGCATACTTTGAATTCCTAAATCAATCCAAATATCATAGCCCCTCTCAACATATTCAGCCAATATATCAAGTTTTTCTTTTTCTAAGCAATCTGGTCTTGTTCCTATCGATAAACCAATGACATCTTCATAAGATAGAGAAAAATCCCAAATTTCTTTTAATTTCTCTGCTGGAGCATAGGTATTGGTTCCAGGATAAAAATAGATGTAAAATTTTTTAAATCCTTTTTTTCTTTGATTTTCCATCTGTTTTTCAATCTGTTCTTTTAGTGGAATGTTAGCTCTGCAGTATTTAACAGATATCGGTCTTCCCATTTCTGGGCAAAAGATACAACCACCATTTTTTTTATGAGGACAGCCAAAACCAGCATCAACAGGGATTTTAAAAACTTTCTGTTTAAATTTTTTCTTTACGTATATTCCATATTGAGCAAATAAATAACCTTCCTTATAAATTTCATCAATTATTTTAATGTCTTCATCATTAAGCATAATAACCCCCGAATTAGATATTAGCCTAACAACTAATACTAATGGAGTATATTAATATAGGACTTGGTCTTAAATAATTTCTTAGATTTTTAATAGGAGTTTCTCGTCTGTATATTTAATGAGTATTTAATGAGAGATTTTAATGCTAAGGGGAATATTTTACATCTATTAAAAGTTTTATCCCTACGAGGTTTTATTAAAGGTTGTCATTAGAATTTCCAATACCAAAAGTTTCTGTAAATAGATAAAAATGAGGTAGAATTCTTAAAATAGAAAATTAGTGTTTTTCAAAATATGCTACAATACTTAAGGCACTGATGAACACCTTCTTTAAGAAGGTGTCCAAATATTCCTTTATTAATTTAATAAGTTTTGAAAAACACTATAGATGAAATTAATGAATTAGTTAAAAACATAGATTTAAAACATAGTTATCTATTTATTAAGGAAATGCTATTATAAAGATAATTTAGCAGTTTTATGTGGTGAGGATTATGGAACTGCACATAGATGAGAAAAGACTGTTGAAGATTTTTCAAGATAATAATAGAGAGGAATTTGATTTAAATGAATTAGAGAAATTTATGCCAAAAGAAAAAATTTTGAGAGTTTCTTTATGGTTAAAAGGGAAAGGATTGGTAGAAACAGAGGAGAACGTAAAAAAGGTGGTAAAACTCATTAAAGAAGAAGAGTTTCCAGAGAGAAGGATAGCAAACTATTTAAAACAACACAATATAAAAGAAATTGAGATTAAAAACTTAAAGGATATCTTACCAAAAGAGGAGATTAATGCTGCCTTAGGTGCTATAAAAAGAAAAGGAATAGCTAAAATAGAAAAAGGAAAAATTATTTTCGATAATTTGGATTACAAGGATGTTGAAGAAGAATTATTGCAAAAACTCAAAGAAAATAAATACCTTAGTAACTTTAGTGAAGAAGAAAAAAAGGTTATTGAAATTTTAAAAAAGAGAGGGTATGTGGATTTTGATGAGGAGAAAGAGATAAAGATAAAACTAACAGATAAAGGGAAAGAATTATTAAAAGAACCAATTGAAATAGAGGAGGAAATAACTCAATTAACAAGAGACATCATAATAACCGGAAAGTGGAAAAAAGCTTATATAAGACCTTACGATGTAAGAGTTCCTACAAAGCCAATATATCCAGCTAAAATCCACCCATTAACAAGAATTATTAGAGAGGTTAAAGAGATTTTATTAGCTATGGGATTTAAAGAGGTTAAAAGCCCAATTGTAGAGACAGAGTTTTGGAACTTTGATATGCTCTTTGAGCCACAAGACCATCCAGCAAGGGAGATGCAAGATACCTTCTTTTTAAAGTATCCAACTGAAGGAGACATTCCAGAAGATTTGGTAGATAAGGTTAGAGAAGTCCATGAAAGATGCTGGAAATACAAATTTGATGAAAATATCTCAAGAAGATTAATTTTAAGAACCCATACAACTGCATCGTCTATAAGATATTTAGCCTCACTATCAGAGGAAGAAAAAAACAAGCCGCATAAAGTATTTTGCATTGATAGGGTTTTTAGGAATGAAGCAATTGATTATAAGCATCTGCCAGAGTTTTATCAGTGTGAAGGAATTATAATGGATGATAATGTTAATTTCAACAACTTAATTGGAGTATTAAAAGAATTCTTAAATAGGTTAGGATTTGAAAAGGTTAGATTTAGACCAGCTTATTTCCCATTCACTGAACCATCCTTAGAGGCAGAGGTTTATTTAGAAGGTAAGGGATGGTTAGAAATCTTAGGGGCTGGAATATTTAGACCTGAAGTTTTAGAGCCAATAGGTATTGAAAAGCCTGTCTTAGCATGGGGTATTGGATTTAGTAGATTAGCAATGCTTAGATATGGATTGACAGACATTAGAGATTTACATAAAAATGATTTAGATTGGCTTAAGAGGGTTTAAAATGGAAGAAATTATTAAAAATGCCTTTATTGAATCAATTAACAATGTTAGAAGAGGAGATAAAGAAGAGGAATTGAAAAAAATTCAAGAAAAAATAATCAATGCAAAAAAAATTGTTGTTGCCACAAACAATCAAAAGAAATTTAAAGTAATAAGAGATATTATTTTAAGGGTTTGTAATGCAGAAATAAAAATGCTCGATATAGATACGAGGTTTGCTGATTTGACAAGAATGCCAGCTATAACCAAAGGATTATTAGCTCTGGATATTGAAAAAGCCGACTTATATATTGCGAGGGGAAGATTGGGAGTTCCAGGCTCTGGTTCAATGCTCGTGATATTGGATGAGAAGGGGAGGATTTTAACTGCCTCTCTGTCGCCTTCATCAGTTGTTCATAAAGAAGATATAGAAAAAAGAATAGAAAAGGAAATGATTGAGGCATTAGGTAGAGTAGGGATAAAACTATAAGTGTCTTTCAAAATTAATAAATAAAAGAGCTTCGCTCCTTTGCGGATATTAGTATGTGTTTTCCATTTAGAAAAGGAAATTGCAAATATTTGCTTAGATATCCCATGGGATGCGAAGCCCCTATGAGGTGTGGAATTATGAAGTATGGCATAACTGAGATGGTAAAAACTATTGACACAAAAACAAGAGTTATTGATGTAACAAATGAGATAGCAAAGAAAAAATATCAAGCAATTAGAGATTTCTTAGAAGGAGAAGAGTTTAAAGAAGTTGTAATATTTGGTGTTTATTTATGGGGGAATTACACTGCTCAAATGCTTTCAAAATATGCTGAAAAGGTTTATTTAGTTGATATACATGAATTTATGAAGGGATTTGTCCCAAACAACAATAACATAAAATTCTTAAATTTAAATGAATTTAAACTAAAATTTATGAGGAATGAGGTAAATCCAGATTTAATTGTTGATTTAACTGGGTTGGGAGGAGTTGAGCCTGAATTTTTAGCTAAATTTAATCCAAAGGTTTTTATTGTTGAAGACCCTAAGGGAGTGTTTGATGTTGATATTTATGAAGCAGATAACACTTACAAAAGAATAGCTCCATTTATCGAAAAGGCAAAAGTAGGGGTTTTAAAAACTTATAGAAAGGCAAGGGTTTCAAAGACCTCTGGAACTATGACATTAACAATCGATACAATAGTTGATGCATCAAGAGAAATTGCATCCTTAGATGGGGTTT encodes the following:
- a CDS encoding phenylalanine--tRNA ligase subunit alpha, which translates into the protein MELHIDEKRLLKIFQDNNREEFDLNELEKFMPKEKILRVSLWLKGKGLVETEENVKKVVKLIKEEEFPERRIANYLKQHNIKEIEIKNLKDILPKEEINAALGAIKRKGIAKIEKGKIIFDNLDYKDVEEELLQKLKENKYLSNFSEEEKKVIEILKKRGYVDFDEEKEIKIKLTDKGKELLKEPIEIEEEITQLTRDIIITGKWKKAYIRPYDVRVPTKPIYPAKIHPLTRIIREVKEILLAMGFKEVKSPIVETEFWNFDMLFEPQDHPAREMQDTFFLKYPTEGDIPEDLVDKVREVHERCWKYKFDENISRRLILRTHTTASSIRYLASLSEEEKNKPHKVFCIDRVFRNEAIDYKHLPEFYQCEGIIMDDNVNFNNLIGVLKEFLNRLGFEKVRFRPAYFPFTEPSLEAEVYLEGKGWLEILGAGIFRPEVLEPIGIEKPVLAWGIGFSRLAMLRYGLTDIRDLHKNDLDWLKRV
- a CDS encoding TIGR00288 family NYN domain-containing protein, translated to MWKKLESLTSKIYEKAWKRKGEHRIALLIDGPNMLRKEFNIDLDKIREVLSEFGDIVIGRVYLNQYASDKLIEAVINQGFEPKISAGDVDVEMAVDATELVFNPNIDTIAYVTRDADFLPAIRKAKERGKKVIVIGAEPGFSTALQNIADYVIKIGEEFQLDREKLEKKKKNKFLKVEEKQKDKEEDKEKGNEKEKINVFQN
- the dph2 gene encoding diphthamide biosynthesis enzyme Dph2, with translation MFDLETERVIKEIENLNKNNPKVVFQAPEGLKLSVEKEIEKIKQYFKQKNIDVEIYLWGNTCFGACDLIDSHVKNLNVDLIIHYGHEKLSYANPEIKTLFIPAYHVFDKDEEEKILDNIKNFIEKHENEGKKVAIATTIQYKKLLKDFNPSIILGCRGEIKEGDIILFVGTGRFHPLMLTYKYQREVFIYNPISKCFDKISKEEINKFIKKRILAISKLMLNRPKKVGVVLSTKKGQYRKKVFDEITKLLEKNNIYYLPILADTISPDILFYDVDCYIIVACPRIVLDDYILYKKPIYTPEEFKLFLKNSFKYKFDEIKEEDF
- the cobQ gene encoding cobyric acid synthase CobQ, yielding MAEFIMVVGTSSNSGKTTITAGLCRILANKGYKVAPFKSQNMSLNSRVAKEDGEIAIAQYTQSLACRVEPSVHFNPILLKPKGNFISQVIVHGRPYKDMNYNEYRKNKDFFLQKIKESLEILDKEYDYVVMEGAGSCCEINLLKDDIANLRIAEMVNAKAILVADIDRGGVFASIYGTIKLLPENWRKLIKGIVINKFRGNADVLKEGIEKIEELTGIPVLGIVPYDENLVLPEEDSQVLQSMRSFGNAKSGVEVNVVRFSKISNFTDLDPLRYDAFIKFIDFDDDITGDILVLPGTRSSTKEAYYLKQHNFDEKVLEFLKDGGIVIGICGGYQVLGKELIDKEKKESDVGDIEGLKIFDAKTYFGNDKVVKNSYGCLEINNKIFNVKGYEIHEGITYSKEKPLIKIERGFGNCGNGFDGSIKKFSDGLAIGTYFHGIFENYEFRNYIINLIRKRKGLNEIEGDSYKDSIEKSLNYFAEVVERNVNLEPFGI
- a CDS encoding ATP-binding protein; its protein translation is MVEINLRELKKYANPFFLTIRKDKILVNNKRMARLSRTKMDKIEEEFGIPVVYSKTYEYVSTKVGRFINKHKIIAPRDVVIVGLSGGKDSLLLLHLLEVYRRKYGIKLIAVTVDVNIGGIRPWSEDKEGVKLIKHHCEMLDVPHLILKNDLDVVELSEILTKNSKGMEFSPCFSCSVIKRHLLGKLAKEIAEEENIPYEKVKLAYGHNLDDNSDTILANIFKGERLKFMRPLTRFKYNEVDYQSFKIPLEECIIIRPMLPVLERDIIKALEECGIEYYKDKDMCPYSRDRGDSVRRRCHEILEKLEEEIPNIREMVVSSALKTVEYYSKNPYDLEE
- a CDS encoding SAM-dependent methyltransferase HcgC family protein, whose protein sequence is MKYGITEMVKTIDTKTRVIDVTNEIAKKKYQAIRDFLEGEEFKEVVIFGVYLWGNYTAQMLSKYAEKVYLVDIHEFMKGFVPNNNNIKFLNLNEFKLKFMRNEVNPDLIVDLTGLGGVEPEFLAKFNPKVFIVEDPKGVFDVDIYEADNTYKRIAPFIEKAKVGVLKTYRKARVSKTSGTMTLTIDTIVDASREIASLDGVLYAIPNLRYYEGIIFHENDIHKFLSEISQPAITISTLNDVLEEAEEILSNNINLIYSFVEKL
- a CDS encoding DUF3236 domain-containing protein, with the protein product MEEIIKNAFIESINNVRRGDKEEELKKIQEKIINAKKIVVATNNQKKFKVIRDIILRVCNAEIKMLDIDTRFADLTRMPAITKGLLALDIEKADLYIARGRLGVPGSGSMLVILDEKGRILTASLSPSSVVHKEDIEKRIEKEMIEALGRVGIKL
- a CDS encoding TIGR01212 family radical SAM protein (This family includes YhcC from E. coli K-12, an uncharacterized radical SAM protein.), whose translation is MLNDEDIKIIDEIYKEGYLFAQYGIYVKKKFKQKVFKIPVDAGFGCPHKKNGGCIFCPEMGRPISVKYCRANIPLKEQIEKQMENQRKKGFKKFYIYFYPGTNTYAPAEKLKEIWDFSLSYEDVIGLSIGTRPDCLEKEKLDILAEYVERGYDIWIDLGIQSMHQKTLEILNRGHNVSDTIKAIKDCHKRGIKVCGHIILGLPGETWKEMIETAKILSLLDIEAVKIYPLVVVKDTKLEEMYWKGEYRTLDEKQYINLVCDFLEHLSPYVLIQRVSKDKVPENIKVSPEWYLGRLKIMNRVSEILKKRGTKQGARFFK
- a CDS encoding EMC3/TMCO1 family protein; translated protein: MFESITNIYYTTLDTIFMPIIKVLHPALAILIIAIIVSSIINIATKLLVDQKRVAELKKEIQEFQVKFKKMSKNPEMMEKLQEEQQRIMQLNAELMKMSFKPMIYTWVPIILIFIYLRHVYGFGGVYQELNPGWNGVVVYLPIILSKVLFIDFWHWLGSILYKGGFKIVSNTALGWLGWYILCSFATSTVLRKILGIK